TAAGCGAGCAGACGGATAAGCTCCGCTTGAAGGGAGAGGTAGACTTTTCCCTCGCATTGCCTGGGTACTGCCGATTCCGGATCAATGTATACAAGCAAAAAGGATACATTAGCCTTGCCGCCAGAACGATCCCGACTCAAATCCCGACCTTTGAACACCTCCAGCTGCCACCGTCTTTGGCATCACTATCTGAGAAACATCAAGGGCTTATCTTGGTGACGGGACCAACGGGAAGCGGAAAATCCTCGACGCTTGCCGCCTTGATTGATCATATTAACCGGACGCAGGCGAGACATATCGTAACCCTAGAAGATCCTATTGAATTTATACATGCAAGTCATTCTTCCATCATTGATCAAAGAGAAGTTGGCCAGGATACAAGCAGCTTCTCGAGTGGCCTTCGCGCAGCGCTTCGGCAAGATCCCGACGTCATTCTGGTTGGCGAGATGCGTGATCTCGAGACGATTTCGGCGGCTATTACGGCAGCGGAGACCGGGCATCTAGTGCTGGCAACCTTACATACTTCCGATGCTCCGCAGACGATTGACCGGATCATTGACGCGTTCCCGGCCCATCAGCAAGGACAGATAAGGACTCAGCTTGCTGCCGTACTCGTTACCGTGGTTTCGCAGAGGCTGCTTCCGAAGCGGGGAGGAGCAGGCAGAGCATGTACAACAGAGATTCTGGTTAATACGCCTGCAGTCTCCAACCTGATCCGGACGGATAAGGTGCATCAGATTAAAAGCATCATGCAGACAAGCCGTGCCCAAGGCATGCACACGCTGGAAATGTCCGTGAAGGAACTGCTTCACTCCGGCATCATTCATCCATCTGCGGCTAAGCCGTATATGGCGGAAGGAGGTCTCTAATGCCGCAATTTGCCTATCATGTGAAGACAACCGGAGGCAAGCAGCTGCAAGGCAGGCTGAACTCCATGGACAAGTCGTCGGCGGTAGAGGAGCTGCGCAAGCGCGGGTTGACGGTACTGTCCGTAGAAGAGATACGCAAGAGTGTACTATCTACCGAGATTTACATTGGCAATCCGGTAAAAAGCATTCATTTTATCATTTTTTGCCGTCAATTCTCAACGCTAATCCGGGCAGGGGTAACGATTGTAGAAGCGACAAACATCCTTGCCGCGCAGACCGAAAGCAAACCGCTTAAGAAAGCGTTGGTCGATGTAAGCTCGGCTCTTCTAAGAGGTATTCCGTTCTCGCAGGCGGTTCAAGAGCACAAGCGGATTTTCCCGCCGTTATTTGTCAGCATGATCCGTGCCGGTGAAGAGACGGGGGATTTGGAAGGCACGCTTGACCGGTTAGCACTATTCTTCGAAAAAGCCCATACGACCAAAGAGAAAATCAAATCAGCAATGACCTATCCGGCGGTTGTAGGACTGATGTCCATAGCTTCCGTTATTTATTTGCTGCAAGGCGTTGTGCCGCAGTTCGTCACGATGTTTGAATCGTTTGATACCGAGCTTCCAGCTATAACGAAGATTGTATTGGCTTTGAGCAAAAGCATGTCCCATCAATGGTATTACTGGGTCATATCGCTAGTTGTCCTTATTGTGGCCTATCAGATATACAAACGTACGGAGCGGGGCCGATATGTGCTGGATTATGCCAAGCTGAGGGTGCCGATCTTCGGCAAGCTGGCCCAAAAAGGCGCAATTGCTCAAATGTCGAGAACGCTCTCCTCGCTGTATGCAAGTTCCGTGCCGGTGCTTCAATCTCTGACTATTGTGGAGGAGGTGGTAGGCAATAAAGTGATCGGCGGATACATAAGGAAATCAGGAGAGTCGTTGCGTCAGGGGAATTCCTTGTCGGAGCCTTTTAAGAAGGCATGGGTATTCCCTCCGCTTGTGACGCAGATGATTGCGGTTGGGGAAGAGACCGGTTCGCTTGATCAGATGCTGGCCAAAATCGCGGACTTTTACGAGATGGATGTCGACAACACGGTCGACCGTCTGAAGTCCTTGATCGAACCGCTGCTTATCGTTTTCCTTGCAGGGGTAGTCGGGCTGATCGTTATGGCGATTATTTTACCGATGTTCACCTTGTATTCCAGTGTCCAGTAATACCATGGGGTTTACAAGCAAGACAACATAGAAGAGACAAAAAGCCAAATATTTTAGGAGGAAACCAACATGTTGAAAAAAATGATGAAACGTCTGAAAAAAGAAGAAAAAGGCTTTACTCTGATCGAGCTCTTGGCTGTAATCGTTATTCTTGCTGTGATTGCTGTGATTGCGGTTCCTTTGATCGGTAACATTATTGGAAACACGAAGACTAAATCTGACTTGGCTACTGCCCGTCAAATCTATGATGCTGCACGTCTATGGGCTACAGATACAAATAATGGTGATTTGGGAACTACAGATATTAAACTCAGCACTTTACAAACTGGAGGATACTTAGATGCTCCACTTTATTTGCCAAGCACCAAGAACGCACTAGATCCAGAAACTACAATTATTGATGTAAGTAACAATGCTTCTGGAACTTATATTACACTATCTACTGGATCAGGTACTACGGATGACGTTCCATTTACTAAAGCTCAAATTTTAGCTCAATAGATTCTATTAATAATATTGGGGAGGTTCAATCCTCCCCAATAATCTTTAATAAACCGAAAGCGAACCCGCCTATGACCCTATTTCTCGTCATCTACTTGTTCATTTTAGGCTTAATAGTAGGATCCTTTTTTAACGTTGTTGGGCTAAGGATTCCGCTCAAGCTTTCTGTTGTATCGCCGCCATCGCAATGTCCGAAATGCGGGATGCGCCTTAAGCCGCGTGATTTGATGCCCGTTGCGAGCTACCTCTTGTCCCGTGGACGCTGCCGCCAGTGCGGCAAACGGATTTCTCCTGTATACCCGCTAGGGGAATTGGCGACCGGCTTTTTGTTTGCATGGATATATCTTACCTTCGGAAACAGCTGGAATACGGTAATTGGACTGCTCCTTGTCAGCATGTCGGTGATCCTTACCGTCTCCGATTTGAAATATATGCTTTTGCCTAATCGTATTTTGCTTTTCTTTGCTCCTTTATTTATTGCGCTTAGATGTTTGTTCCCGGTAGGCTCCATCTGGCTTCATATTGGAGGAGCGCTTGCCGGCGGCGGGGTTCTGCTGGCTGTTGTTATTCTTACAAGAGGCGGCATGGGGCTTGGCGATGTCAAGCTGCTCTTCCTGCTAGGCTGGATACTTGGGCTGCCGAATTTGATTCCCGCATTTATACTGTCCTGCTTCTTCGGAAGTACGGTAGGCGGATTGTTGATGCTGTTTAAGGTTGTGAAGAGAAAGCAGCCTATTCCGTTTGGCCCGTTTTTACTGCTTGGCGCTTTACTGTCCTTTGCTTATGGCGATGCGATGATTGATTTGTACCGTTCAATTCTAATGTAGTGGGATGTGAGAAAGAATGCTCGACAGCAGCAAGCGCGTTGGTCTAACGCTCGATCATGGCGGAGTACGCTACGCGAGAGTAAGGAAAAGGAAAAAGGGTTGGGAAATCGAGAAGACCGGCTTCCTGCCTTTTGCCGATGGAGTCATTCTTGAGGATCAATTCACGAACATGGAAGAGCTTCGCTCCAGTCTGAAGGATTGGGTGAAAAAAGAAAGGCTTAACGGCACTTCGATTACGTTGTCCATTCCGACATCGCAAATCATTATCCGGAAGCTTCAGATCGGGACCGTTAATACAAAAGAACTGGACCAGCTGATTAATCTCGAAGTCGAGACGGCGCTGCATCTTCCGTTTGAAGATCCGGTCTATGATTATATCGCTGCCGGCTCGGAGGAGCAGTCTACCAATGTACTCGTATATGCCTCGCCGCAAAGATGGCTAAAGCAATGCATCGAGCTGCTCGAGAGCACGGGGCTGAAGGTGAAATACGCCGAGCTGGCCTCGACGGCTTTTGCGAGGGCGATTCAAGCAAGGTACATAGACTCGCTTGACAATACGATGCTTATTCATCTGGATAAGGCGAATGTAGAAGTGTATATGTTCCACGAAGGTCATCCGGTCTTTATGCGGGTTATCAATGAATATGATTACAGCGGTTCCATAGACGGAACGTTCACTCCCGAACTGATTTCAAGCATTAATGCCGAGATTTCCAGGCTTCTCAGCTTCTATCAATATAGTATTCATGAAGGCAAGTCGCGAATAAATCAAGCTATTATTGCCGGTGAGCTGGCCGGGCGTACCCAGCTGGCAGCCGAACTGCAGCAGGCACAACCGGATATGAGAGTCGAGACCGTCGAGCTGGAATCGCCGCTTCGCAAGCGGGTTCGCAGGAAGCTTGATGAATATATGATTCCGTTTGGTCTTGCCATTCGCGAGAAAACGACTCCAGGCATTAATCTAATGCCGGAGAAGGCTAGAAAGACCAAGCCAATACCGGTCAAGCTGCTGGTTGCGGGCATTCTATGGCTGTTGTGCCTCGGAGCTATTCTTGCATTAAACACGAACAACAAGCTTCAAATCTCGGATTACGAGCATACCGTGCAAGTGATTAAAGATAAAACAGCTTTACTTCAGCAGCAATTGTCGACGCAAAATACGGAGGCGCAAGCGGATGCGGATCCGCAGGCTGTTGTGAAGTTTATTAATGCCAACAGGCAGGATGCCGTTGCCGTTCTGGATGAGTTAACGAATCATCTGCCCTACGGCTCCCGGCTTGCAACGATTGAATATAACAAGCCCGGAACGCTTTCCCTTACTTTCAAAAGCAATGATTTATCAGCGCTGTCTATGTACCTGACGAATCTTCGGGCAATGCCGTTTGCCCAGAAGGTTCATCTGCAGTCTTTTGCCGATAATAACGGGCTGTGGGTAGGAAGCTACGAGATTACCTGGAAAACAGCGACAACTTCAGATACTAAACAGGCCAGCGCGGGAGGGACGGGCAATAATGGATAATACCAAAAACCGCTCGCTTGGCCTTATCGTCATGATGCTGCTCTTCCTTGTCCTGCTCCTCTTGTACGCCGTATTGCTTCAGCCTTCAAGCAGCAAGCTGTCGGACCGGAAGAAGCTCGCGGAACAATCCGAATTGCAATATAATGCCCTTCAGGCCAGCGTGAATAAACAAGGGGAGGGGAGCGGCCTGGCGGAGCAGGATATTCAAGCCGCGCTTCCTCTTTGGGATAACTCGGAGCAGCTTGTTGTTACGCTCAAAAGCTTAAGTCTTCAGACCGGAGCAAAAATAAACAGCGCGACCGTTGATCTTCCCGACGAGAATAAGCTTAATGCTTTATCCGGCAGTGCCGATCCGTTATATCCAACCGTGAAGGAAGTTAATGTTCATGTCTCGCTGCTTGGTACATACGCACAGGTGAAAAGCTGGATGGCGCAGCTTCAGCAGCAAAAGCGTCTTATTGTCATTAACGACTTTACCCTGCAGCAAACCGACAGCGGAATGAATACGACGGAGCTGTCTTTTACCGCGTATTTTGACCCTTCCTACAAGTCATTGTTGAAGGACCCGATCTTGCCGGCGACAGCCGAATAAAAGGATAAACACAGCAGTGAAGGAGCCCCTGAGCGATAGGGAGAACCTCGCTGCTGTCTTCTTTTTTGACGGTTAATATTCATCGGTTCTTCATGCAGGGGTAGTTTGATTGTCATACTATTGTCATAGGAAGCAAGGCGAGAACGGTTGTTAGGGGTAACGAAAACGGGCATAATGGAAATTAGTGAAAAATTAAAGAAAAGAGGAACGGCAATATGAGCTATAACGACCGTTTCATTCGGGCATGCCGGAAGGAACTTGTAGACACTGTACCGGTCTGGTACATGCGTCAGGCAGGACGATATGATCCTGAATATCGCAAGATTAAAGAGAAATATTCTCTACTTGAAATTTGCAAGCAGCCAGAGCTAGCGGCAGAAGTTACGATGATGCCGGTACGCAAGCTAGGCGTAGATGCGGCTATTTTATATTCTGATATTATGAACCCGGTCGCTTCGATCGGGATTGATTTCGACATCGTTGCCAACATAGGACCGGTTATTCACAATCCGATTCGCACGGCAGCAGATGTGGAACGGTTAACGCCTATTGACGTAGAAGGCGATCTGGGCCATGTGCTCGAGACGATCCGCATCCTGGACAAAGAGCTGGAAGTGCCGTTGATTACATTCGCTGGCGCTCCGTTTACAATCGCAAGCTATTTGATCGAGGGCAAACCTTCTAAAAACTATTTGCGGACCAAAGCGCTTATGTATGGCGAGCCGAAGGTCTGGTTCAGCCTCATGGACAAGCTGGGCGACATGGTTATCGCTTATCTTCGGGCCCATATGGCAAGCGGCGGCAAGGCATTCCAGTTGTTCGACAGCTGGGTAGGGGCGCTTACGCCTGCCGATTTCAGCAAGTTTGTTCTGCCGACGATTGAGCGGATTTTTGCCGAGCTCTCGGATCTTCCGCAGCCGAAAATCTACTTCCCGGGCGTCAGCTCAGGGGAGCTTTTGCCGGAGCTGCGCAACTTGAAGGCTGATGTTATCGGCCTTGATTGGCGCGTATCGATTCCGGAAGGCCGCCGTCGTCTGGACGGCAAATATGCGGTACAGGGCAATCTGGATCCGGTCATTCTGACTGCGCCGATGAGCGTTATCGAATCGTATGCGGCAGAGATCATTGACCAGGGAATTCAGCAGCCCGGCTTTGTATTTAACCTTGGCCACGGTCTGTTCCCTGAAGCATCGCTGGAGAAATTAACAGAGTTAACGGCATTCATTCACTCCTATTCGGAGAAAGCTATCGCAGCGCGAGAGGGGAAGGAAACGAGCCATGTCTGAGATGAATAACAAGATTGGCGTCCTGGTGATGTCCTATGGCACACCGCAAAGCCTGGATGATGTTGAAGCTTATTACACCCATATCCGCCGGGGCCACGCGCCAACGCCGGAGCAGTTGAAAGAGCTAACCGACCGCTATGAGGCAATCGTTGGCGGCGTATTCCCGCTGCGCGAGAATACAAACGGACAAGTGGCAGGCTTGCAGGATAAGCTGGAGCAGCTCGCACCGGGCCGTTACGTTTGCTACCAGGGATTGAAGCATGCTGTTCCTTATATCGAAGACGGCGTGGAACAAATGGCACGCGACGGTATCAAAGAAGCAGTAGGGATTGTACTTGCGCCGCATTATTCGATCATGAGCGTAGGTTCTTATAACAAGCGCGCGCAAGAAAAAGCAGCCGAGCTAGGCATTAAGATGTCGTTCGTCAAAGAATACCATCTTCACCCGAAGCTGCTTCAAGCCTTGAACGAACGCGTAACGGACGGCTTGCAGCGTCTGTCGGAATCGTCCGGCAATGCAGCGCCGGTTAAAGTATTGTTCAGCGCGCATAGCCTCCCGGAAAAAATCCGCGAGATGGGCGATCCGTATGAGCATCAGCTGCTTGCTACCTCGGATGCGGTTGCGAAGCTGGCGAACGTGGATGCGCAGGATTGGCAGTTCACTTGGCAAAGCGCAGGCCGCACAAGAGAGCCTTGGCTTGGACCGGACATTTTGGATACGCTGAAGGTACTAACGGATGAAGGAATTAAAGCCGTCTTGGTTGCTCCGGTCGGATTTGTATCCGATCACCTGGAGGTCCTGTACGATCTGGATCTTGAGGCAAAGCAGTTTGCAGCCGAGCTGGGAATAACGCTTGAACGGATTACAATGTTGAATAAAGACCCTCTATATATGGAAACGTTAGCAGAATCGGTTATGAATGCCGGTTCTTTGGAATAGCGAAAGGATGAAGAACATGCGGAGAATCGGAATGGTTGATCGAATTGTCGTAATCGGCGGGGGGATCAGCGGACTGAGCTCCGCTTTTTATTTGCAGCGGGAAGCGGAGCGGCAAGGTAAACAGGTGAAGCTGACTATTGTTGACGGCGCGCCTGTTCTTGGCGGAAAAATTAATACGCTGCAGCGTGACGGTTTCGTCATAGAGAAGGGGCCTGATTCTTTCCTGTCGCGGAAGCTGCCTATTATCGAACTAGCGAAAGAGCTCGGCATCGAGAATGAACTGACCGCTCAAAACGAAAACGGCAAAACCTCTTATATTATGAAGGGCGGCAAGCTTCATCCAATGCCGAAGGGCATGGTGCTTGGCATACCGACCAATCTGGATACGTTTATGCAGACGACTCTGTTATCGGATGAAGGCAAGGCTCGATCGCTTCTGGATTTGGAGATGCCAAGAGCGGCGCCGGAAGGCGACGAATCGCTTGGCGATTTTCTCTCCCGCAGAATTGGCGCCGAGATTGTGAAGCATATTTCGGAGCCGCTTCTGGCCGGTATCTACGCAGGGGATCTCAGCAAGCTGAGCATTCAGGCGACATTCCCGCAGTTTGCGGAGGCGGAACGCCAATATGGCAGCCTGATTCGCGGAACGCAGATGCAGCAAAAGAACAAAGCGCCGCATCAAGCGCCGGATTATTTGCCGGAAGAACTAAAAAACAGTGTGTTCTTGAGCTTTAAAGAAGGTTTGTCTACGATGGTGCATGCCCTTGATCAAGCTCTGCAAAGCGTAGAGCGGCGTTTGGGTGATGCCGTTGTGGCGATCAATCCTCTTAATGGCGAGGATGCGGCTTCTAATTACGAGGTTGTTTTAGAGTCGGGCGAGGTAGTGCCTGCCGATCATGTGCTCGTCACCGTGCCGGCTTTCCATGCGGCAGATCTGCTAGAGCCGCTAGTAGACGTAACCGAGCTGCGGGCAATCAACTATGTATCCGTCGCAAATGTGGTTATGGCGTTTGAGAAATCGACGTTTGACAGAGCCTTTGACGGGTCGGGCTTCCTTGTGCCGCGTTCGGAGGGACTTCGCATTACAGCTTGTACCTGGACGTCAAACAAATGGCTGCATACCAGTCCTGAAGATAAAGTGCTGCTCCGATGTTATGTCGGCCGGGCAGGCGATGAAGAGGTGGCTATGCTTCCGGATGACGAGTTGAAAAAAGCCGTGCTTGAAGATATTCAGAAAGTATTGGGTATTGATGCCGTGCCGGTTTTTACGGAAATAACACGTCTGCCGCGGTCGATGCCGCAATATCCTGTAGGGCATCTGGAGAATACGGCAGCGCTTCGCGATCGTCTGGCGGAAGAGCTTCCGGGCGTATATGTAACAGGCGCAGCCTTTGGCGGAGTAGGATTACCTGACTGCATCAGATCGGGGAAAGAAGCGGCTCTCGAAATTCTATCGACTCTATGAAACCTTCGCAATCTAGAACTAACCTTGCTATAATGGAAGGGATATTCTGGCTGGAAGGAGCCGATCCATGTACGCATCCCGTTCTGAAGCACATCAGCATGAAAAACGAAGACGCAAAAAAAGATTTCGCCTTCTGTTAACCGTGAATTTGATGATTATTGGCCTAATTGTTGTTCTAATCGCGGTTTGGGCCTCTGCCGAGGACGGTGGCTTATTCCATAAGAATAACAAGCCGCAGACGGAAGAATCAGCAGCAGCTGACCATTCCCCAGACCCAACTCACTCATCCGCTGCCGGCAATTCTACTGCTGAAGCAACCCCTGAGGCAAGCGTTGCACCCGTAGAAACGTCCGCAGCTAACAACGGAAATGCTAGCGGAGCGGATAACGGCGGAACGAAAGAAGAGAGTTCAAACGGACAAAGTGACCCAAGCACAATGCCGTCAGGAGGCAGCTCCTCAAGCGGAGGTGCTTCTGGAGATACGGTTAGTCTGGCATTTGTAGGAGATATTTTACTTGCGGAAAGCGTCGGCGATATGATGAAGCAATACGGTGACGACTATCCGTACAAGGAAGCCTTATTTCATCTAAGCGAGCCGGATCTGACGGCTGCGAACCTCGAATATCCGGTTACAAACCGCGGAGTGCCTGCCGAAGACAAGCAATTTGTGTTTAAAGGCGATGCGGGCGCGCTGCCGGCACTGAAGGATTCGGGAATCGACATCGTGACGTTAGCCAACAACCATACGCTGGATCAAGGCATTGAGGGCTTGCTTGACACGATGACTCATTTGAACAAGGCCGGCATTAATCATGTGGGCGCCGGTAAGAACGACACGGAGGCTTTTGCCCCGGTCATAAAGGAAGCAAACGGCATTAAGGTTGCCTATATCGGCGTCAGCCGGGTTGTGCCGACAGGCGATTGGAAAGCAGACAAAAACCGCGCAGGCGTAGCCGAAACCTATGATACGACAAGAACCAAAGCTGCGATCAAGAAAGCGAAAGAAAAGGCTGATCTCGTCGTTGTCATGGTTCATTGGGGTATTGAAAAGGCGGAAACGCCGGAGCAATACCAGCGGGATTTCGCGAGGGAATATATTGATTCGGGCGCGGATCTTGTTGTTGGCAGCCATCCGCATGTGCTGCAAGGATTCGAGCAGTACAAAGGCAAGTGGATTGCCTACAGCTTGGGCAATTTTATTTTTAGCGCGTATCCAAAAGGGGCTACGGCAGATACAGGCGTACTGAACGCGGTTTGCTCCAAGTCGGGCGACTGCGATCTGAAGTTTGATCCGATGAACAACAATCTTGCCCAGCCGAAACCGGTTGACGGTGACAAAGCTAAGACGCTGCTGGATCATTTAACAGCGTTGTCGTTTGGCGTGAAGGTGCGCAGCGACGGCACGATTGCAGCGAAATAAGGCAAGCGAAAGGATGGTCAGCGCCTAATGAGAAATGCATGCGTTGCGCATCGGGGCTGGTCCGGACGCGCTCCGGAGAATACGATTGCAGCTATTCAATTAGCCATTGATGAGCCGGATATTGAGTGGATCGAGCTTGATGTACAGCTGTCGAAGGACAATGTACCCGTAGTGATCCATGATTACAAGCTGAAGCGGACAACAAACGGACGAGGCGAAGTGAAAAGTCTGACGGCTGCGGAGCTGCAGGCTTTGGATGCCGGAAGCTGGTTTTCGCCGCTGTACAAGGGAGAGGGCGTTCCCGCGCTAAGTCAGGTGCTCGATAAGGCCCGCGGACGTATCCGTCTGAATATCGAGCTCAAGACGGACGGGGTCCGTTATCCGAAGCTTGAAGATTATGTGGTTCAGCTTATCAAGGATTACGGGATGGAAGACGAGGTTGTTATCACGTCGTTCCATGCCGGGACCCTGTTTAACACTCATAAGCTGACTGGCGGCAGCATCCGTACCGGACTTATCCTTGACGGCTGGCGCAATTCGCTGCCCGTTGAGCTGCAGCAGCTGGGTGCCCAGTTCCTGTCGATCGAACACGGCCGGCTGAACGCCTCCCGTCTGGAACTGCTGAAGCAGGCAGGCATCCAAGTGATGGCCTGGACCCCTAATGATGAACGCTCCATCCGCAAGCTGATCGCTTTAGATCCGGAGCTGATGATTTGCACGAACTATCCCGACCGCTGGCAAAAAGCGTTGCAGCAGGTTGGGGTGTAAAATAGCAAGTAGTGGACCCCTGTTGGGCTGATAGCAGACTGACAGGGGTTTAAACTGGCTGGATAAGCAGGTTTTTACGGTGAAAGTTACGGAGATCTGTAAGGCTAAGGAGCGGGGATTATGGTTGGTTGGGTAGACGAGTGGTGGCTGAGGCTGCTTGCGGGTCTAGTCGGGAGCGGTCTGATTGCTGCTGCAGCTTATCGGACGCGCTCATTATCAGGCTCGGGAGCATGGTCAGCCATGATCATGGGTACGGGCTTCGTGACGTTAGGCGAGCCGGTCTGGTTCGGGTGCCTGATTGCTTTCTTTGTATCTTCGACTATATGGTCAAAGTGGAAGAAACGCCACCGGGCCAAAGCCGCCGCGGAAGCAAATTACGAGAAGACCGGAAGGCGCGATGCCGGACAGGTCTGGGCCAATGGCGGCATCGGGCTGTTCTTATGCGCGGGAAATGCGCTCTGGCCGGACACGGCCTGGCTGTTTGCGTATATCGGCGTAATGGCCGCCGTAAATGCGGATACTTGGGCCACGGAAATCGGGGCCCTGAGCCGTACCGCGCCGCGGTCGATCACGACCGGCAAGCGGGTAAAGCCGGGCACGAGCGGCGCCATTACGCCGCTTGGCACGCTTGCAGCGCTGGCTGGCGCCGCCTTCATCGGCGGCGTCAGTGCTGCGCTGCTGGCGCTCCCGCAGCAGGCTGACGCCGCCGCGGGCAGCGCCCCTGGCGGCGCGGCGGCGGTAGTCATCGCCGCAGCTGCCGCCGGCCTGGCCGGATGCTTCGCCGACTCGCTGCTCGGCGCCACCGGCCAGGCCATGTACCGCTGCCGGGTATGCGGCAGCGAGACCGAGCGCGCCGTCCATTGCAGGACGGCGGCAGAGCGGGTGCGCGGCTTGGCCGCGCTGAACAACGACAGGGTAAACCTCCTGTCGTCGGTCTTCGCCGGCTTGCTTGGCTGGGCCATCGGCGCCCTCTTTTAAAACAATCCCCTGCAAAAGATTAGCTTGAAGACAGCTAATCTTTTGCAGGGGTCTTTTTTACTCCTTTATGCTTGAACCTACTGGATTTCCGAA
This region of Paenibacillus sp. JDR-2 genomic DNA includes:
- a CDS encoding CapA family protein; protein product: MYASRSEAHQHEKRRRKKRFRLLLTVNLMIIGLIVVLIAVWASAEDGGLFHKNNKPQTEESAAADHSPDPTHSSAAGNSTAEATPEASVAPVETSAANNGNASGADNGGTKEESSNGQSDPSTMPSGGSSSSGGASGDTVSLAFVGDILLAESVGDMMKQYGDDYPYKEALFHLSEPDLTAANLEYPVTNRGVPAEDKQFVFKGDAGALPALKDSGIDIVTLANNHTLDQGIEGLLDTMTHLNKAGINHVGAGKNDTEAFAPVIKEANGIKVAYIGVSRVVPTGDWKADKNRAGVAETYDTTRTKAAIKKAKEKADLVVVMVHWGIEKAETPEQYQRDFAREYIDSGADLVVGSHPHVLQGFEQYKGKWIAYSLGNFIFSAYPKGATADTGVLNAVCSKSGDCDLKFDPMNNNLAQPKPVDGDKAKTLLDHLTALSFGVKVRSDGTIAAK
- a CDS encoding glycerophosphodiester phosphodiesterase, whose product is MRNACVAHRGWSGRAPENTIAAIQLAIDEPDIEWIELDVQLSKDNVPVVIHDYKLKRTTNGRGEVKSLTAAELQALDAGSWFSPLYKGEGVPALSQVLDKARGRIRLNIELKTDGVRYPKLEDYVVQLIKDYGMEDEVVITSFHAGTLFNTHKLTGGSIRTGLILDGWRNSLPVELQQLGAQFLSIEHGRLNASRLELLKQAGIQVMAWTPNDERSIRKLIALDPELMICTNYPDRWQKALQQVGV
- a CDS encoding DUF92 domain-containing protein; this translates as MVGWVDEWWLRLLAGLVGSGLIAAAAYRTRSLSGSGAWSAMIMGTGFVTLGEPVWFGCLIAFFVSSTIWSKWKKRHRAKAAAEANYEKTGRRDAGQVWANGGIGLFLCAGNALWPDTAWLFAYIGVMAAVNADTWATEIGALSRTAPRSITTGKRVKPGTSGAITPLGTLAALAGAAFIGGVSAALLALPQQADAAAGSAPGGAAAVVIAAAAAGLAGCFADSLLGATGQAMYRCRVCGSETERAVHCRTAAERVRGLAALNNDRVNLLSSVFAGLLGWAIGALF